The nucleotide sequence TCGAGGCGATCATGCCCCAGAACAGGTTGGGGCTCTTGGTCATCACGCCGGGCCCCGGAACGATGCCGTGGATCGTCATCGCGCCGACCATCAGCGCCATCACGGCATTGGGCGGGATGCCGAGGGTGAGGAGCGGGATGAAGGCGGTCTGCGCGCCCGCGTTGTTGGCGCTCTCCGGGCCGGCGACGCCCTCGATGGCGCCGCGGCCGAAGCGGCTCGGATCCCGCGCGATGCGCTTCTCGACGGTGTAGGCGGCAAAGGGCCCGAGGACGGCGCCATTGCCAGGCAGGATGCCGAGCGTCGCCCCGATCGCGGTGCCGCGCAAGGTCGCGGGCATCGCCTGACGCAGATCGACCAAGCCCGGCAGCAGGCGGCCGATGCGCGCCCGCGCGATCTCCCGCGTCTCGGTCTGGTCGAGGTTGCGCAGGATCTCCGCCACCCCGAACAGGCCCATGGCCAGCACGGAGAAGTCGATGCCGTCCGTCAGAAAGGTGAAGCCGAAGGTCATCCGCTCCTCGCCGGTCTCGAGGTCGGTGCCGACGCAGGCGAACAGGATGCCGACCAGGATCATGGCCACGGCCTTGAGCACGGAGCCGTGGGCGAGGACGACGGCGAAGGCCAGCCCCATCACCATCAGGGCGAAGTATTCCGCCGGCCCGAAGATCAGCGCGAGGCGGGTCAGCGGCGCGCCGAGCGCCGCGATCAGCAGCGTGGCGACGGTGCCAGCGAAGAACGAGGCGATCGCGGCCGTGCCGAGCGCGATGCCGGCCCGGCCCTGCCGCGCCATCTGATGCCCGTCCAGCGTGGTGACGACCGAAGTCGCCTCGCCGGGGATGTTGACGAGGATCGCGGTGGTCGAGCCGCCGTACTGCGCCCCGTAATAGATGCCGGCGAGCATGATCAGCGCGCCCACCGGATCGAGGCCGAAGGTGATCGGCAGGAGCATGGCGATCGTGGCGATCGGCCCAACGCCGGGCAGCACGCCGATCAGCGTGCCGACGAGGCAGCCGAGGAAGCAGAGCAACAGGTTCTGCAGGCTCAGCGCGACGGCGAAGCCGAGACCGAGATTGGAGAGGAGATCCGGCACGGGCTTGCGCTTCCGATCAGGCAGTCATCGAGTGCCGGGCGACGTCGGTCTCGCCGCGCCGGGCCGACCGGCGTTGCAGGACGAGCAGACAGAGCCCTATCAGGGCGAGCGTCCCGGCCATCAGCCGCAGGAGCACCCGCGAAGGAATCGTTCCGCTCGCCGCCTCGACCAGGGCGCTGGGAAAGAGCGGAATCGGCAGGTTGAGCAGATCGCCGAACAGCAGCATGCATCCGGCGGTGAGAAGCAGCGCCAGGATCAGAAGCTCGCGGAACCGCGCCTCGGGGCTGGCATAGCCCGCGAGGATGACCGCGAGGGGACCGGCGACGATCAGGCCGAGGCCGGGCGTGGTGACGGGGCCGAGGGTGGCGGGCCGGATCGTGGCCGCGAAGGCGAGGATGGCCAGGACGACGACGACCGGACCGCGCAGGCCGACGGCCTGAAGCCCCTCGCCGCCGCGGACGAAGCCCGTCACGGCCAGCACGACCCCGCTGGCGGCCACGCCGATCGCCACCCAGTGCGGCAGCATGCCGGGACCCATCGCACCGAGGGTGCCGCGCGGCAGATCACCCGTGGCCCAGACGCCGAACACCCCGAGCAGCACGAGGCCGAGGCCGGCCACCACGTTCTGCGGTATGCGCGAGAGCGCATGTCCCGCCCCAGCGCCACTCGACCGGTCGCTCATTGTCCCCTCTCAAACGGGCATGCCCGCACCGGCGACTCCGGTGTGCGCTGCACATCGGGAACGACCGGTCCCTCCCCCGAGGAATTTTGTCTGAAGCCTATGCTGCAAAGCCAAGATTCCGCAAGAGCTTGCGCCCGCGAAATGCTGTCGTTCCAAACCCATTGTTGCCGACAACAGACCCGGCGGCCGCCACGCCGGCCCCGCTCGACAGCGCCGAGACAAGCCGGCAGGCCTTGCTCGCCACGGCGCAACGGCCGTTTCGATCAGAGATACGGACGCGTCGGGTTGTCGGTCGAACGGCGTCGATGTCTGAACCCTTTTCTGTGATTGCGCGTTTGCCTCCCCGGTTTAGCAGTTTAGGGGAGAGGACGAATGTCCATACGTAAGGTTCTCGTCGCGGCGGCCGCCCTCGGCACACTGATGATCCTCAATGCTCCGAGCCATGCACAGGGGTTCCGGATCGGTCCCGGCGGCGTGGAAATTGATGATGGCCGCGGCTATCGCGAAGAGCGTGAGGAGCGCCGCTATCGCCGCATGTGCCGGGACCTTCGCGATCGCTGCGAGAACAAGGACATCTACGGCGAGGAAGGTCAGGGCAATTGCCGGCGCTACCGCCGCATGTGCGGCTAAGCGCAACGAAAACTTGTCATCGCTCAGAGCGATGTCCGGCCCGATCGCATCGGGTCGGACATGGTCTAAGGTGCGTCGGCTCAAGGCGCCGGCCCCCATGGAGCGGCCGCGGTCAGATGAAGCCGTGCGCGCGCAGGGCCTCGATCGACGAGGCCGCATTCCGATGATGGATGAAGACGCCGCCGGCCGCCTCCCAGCGATGCCGGTGCGTGGTCCAATCGTCGACCAGCGCGTCGCCGGGACGGCAATGCTCGCGCTTCAGCGCGGCGGTCGTCGCGATCATCGCCACACCGGGGAAGTGACGCTCCGCCCAGCGCCGCTTCTGCGGCTCGGCCCAGTTCCCCCGCGGCAAACCGGTGAGGATGACGGGCCGGCAGGCCTCGACCGCCTCGTAGAGTTCCCGCGCATCCGGCAACGGATCGAGGTCGGCGAAGAAGTCCGGCGCGGCCGCCAGCCGGTTCCAGAACTCCTTCAGGCCGAACCGGTCCTGGAATGCCTCCGGCGACATCCCGAGCACGCGGGTGGCCCCACGATCGAAGTCGGCCAGGACCCCGTCGCAATCGAGAAACACCGTCGGCATCGCAGCGTCGCACCCTCCGTCGTCTGGCCGCTGCCTGGCAGCGCGGCCCCATCGCAGCCCCTTCGCAGCCCTCTCGCAAGGCCCGACGGACAACGCGCATCGACGGCTTCGGCTCGCCGCGGCAGCGAAAAGCCGCGGCCTCCATCCCGATCCGCCGATCGCGGCGCGGTGCACCGCGGCGGGACCCGTGTTGCGAGCCTGTCCGGGCTGCGATAGCTCGCTCCGGCGAGCGGATGGACATGGACAGCAGCAAACACACTCTCGTGCTCGTGCGGCACGGCCAGAGCGAGGATAACGAGCGGGAGCTGTTTTCCGGATTGCGGGATCCAGCCCTGACGCCCCGCGGCACCGAGGAGGCCGCTGAGGCCGGCGCCACGCTCCGGTCGCTCGGATATCGCTTCGACGCGGCGTTCACGAGCCGGCTCCGGCGGGCTCAGCACACCCTCGCGCTGATCCTCGATGCGCTGGGCCAAGCCGATCTGCTGGTGCACGCGGACGCCGCCCTGAACGAACGGGATTACGGAGCGCTGGCGGGCCTCAACAAGACGGAGGCACGGGCGCAGTTCGGCGTCGAGCAGGTCCGCACCTGGCGGAAATCCTACGACGCGGTGCCGCCCGGCGGCGAGAGCCTGGCGATGACGGGCGCGCGCCTGTGGCCGTACTTCGAGCGCGCCATCGCCCCTCGCGTGGAAAGCGGCGGCTGCGTGCTCGTCGTCGCCCACGGCAACTCGCTGCGATCGCTGCTCATGCGCCTCGACCGCATCGAACCCGAGCACATCGAGGTCGTGAACATCGGCACGGCCGAGATCCTCGTCTACCGTTACGACACGGCCACCCGAACGCTCGCCCGAGCGGCGGCGATTCCGACGAAGACGAGCGCGTGATCGATCGTCGCAACGCGGCTCGGATCGGCTTCGCCGCGACGCGGTCGGCGCAGGTACCGTGGCCTCACGCGGCCCACAGCGTGCGAAGAAATCCCGCGCGCGGGCACGTCAGGGCTTAGTGTCTCTCACAAAACTCCCGCTGCGCCGTCATTGCCAGAGTGACGACAGTCAGAGACCGGGAGTTTTGTGAGGCACTTTTAGACCGGCCCCTTCGCCTGATCATTACCCAGATACGTCGCGAGATTGCGCCGGATGCGCTCGATCGGCACTTCGGCCGGATCAGGCAGGACGAAGGTCTCCTGTGTGATGGTCTCGTAGGCGCGGATGTAGACCGCCGCAGCGCCGAGCACGACCTCGGGCGGGATCTCGGGAATCGGATCGCGGTAGGGATCACAGCGCGCCACGACCCAGTTGCGGACATAGTCCTTGTCGAAGCTCTCGGGCGCCGTCCCGGCCGCGAGCCGCTCGGGATAGCTTTCCGCAAACCAGTAGCGGCTGCTGTCCGGGGTATGGATCTCGTCGGCGAGCACGATCCGTCCGTCGGCGTCGGTCCCGAACTCGTACTTCGTATCGGCGAGGATGAGGCCGCGCTCGGCGGCGAGTGCCTGGCCGCGGGCGAACAGCGCCAGCGCCGCCTCGGAGACGGTCTGCCATTGTGCGGCCGTCAGCAGGCCCTGTTCCAGGATCGCCTTCTCGCTGAGCGGCTCATCGTGTCCGCCATCCGCGGCCTTCGTCGTCGGCGTGATGACCGCTTGCGCCAGACGCTCATGCGCGCGCAGGCCGTCGGGGAAGCGGTGGCCGTACATCTCGCGCTCGCCGCGCTGATAGCGGGTGAGAATCGAGGTGGAGGTCGTGCCCGCCAGATAGCCCCGCACCACGACCTCCACCGGCAGGATGTCGAGCCGTCGCCCGACGACAACGTTGGGGTCCGGATAGGCAAGCACGTGATTCGGACAGATGTCGGCGGTCCGCTCGAACCAGTAGCGGGCGGTTTGCGTCAGCACCTGCCCCTTGAAAGGAATGGCGGCCAGCGGGCGATCGAAGGCGCTGATCCGATCGGTGGTGATCAGGATCCGGCGGCCGTCGGCCAGATCGTAGTTGTCGCGAACCTTGCCCCGGTAGCGGTTCGGCAGCCCAGCGATCTCCGCCTCGTCCAGAACGTGATGCGCGTATGGCGCGAGGGCGCTTGCATCCTTCATTCGTCTCACCCGCTCATGTCAGGAAGGGAGTTCAAGCACGCCTCGTAGCAGGGAAGCGCCCCATCGTCGCCGCGGAAGGAGGCGCAGCGCTCCTGTCTCCGGGGCCGCCCGGCGGACCCGCAGGCGCTGTGAACAACCCTTCCCCGACGGCTCCGCTCACGACGATCCTCGTTTGCGCAGGGTATCGGGCCTCTTTCCGGAGCCTCGCGCCGCAAGGCGGCCCGGAGCGGGCCGCCGGCATCATTTCCAAAGCCGCGCCCGCGTGCAAAACTTCTCGCTCGACCCTGCGGAAGGCCGTGCCCCCGGCTTCGGCCGGAGAGACCCTTCGGACAAACGGATCGGAGCGCGATGCCATCGTCCGAAATCGATGCGATCCGGGCCCGCCTCGCCGCCCATCCGAGGCCGGCCGACCTCGCCGCACGGCGGGTGCGGATCGATGGCCTCGGAGCCGGCTACGCGCTGCCGCCGGACGTGATCGTCGAACCGGTCGATGCGCACGGCGTGCCCGCGGAGTGGACGCGCACGCCCGCGGCTCGAAGCGACCATGTCGTGCTGTTCCTGCACGGGGGCGGCTACGTCTCCGGCTCCCTGACGAGCCATCGCCACATGGTGGCGCAGGCCGGGCGCGAGGCCGGTGCGCGCACCCTCGCGCTCGACTATCGGCTCGCGCCCGAGCACCCGTTTCCGGCCGCCCTCGAGGATGCCCTGGCCGGATACCGGTTCCTGCTCGATACCGGCATCGCACCGGCACGAATCGCGTTCGCAGGGGAGAGCGCGGGAGGCGGCCTCGCGCTGGCGACGGCCCTGTCGCTGCGGGAGGCGGGACGGCCGCTGCCGGGTTGCCTGTGGCTCAGTTCACCCTGGACCGACCTCGCCCTGACCGGTGCCAGCCTGGAGACCAAGGCCGCCGTCGACCCGCTGCTGAGCCGGGCCTACCTGTCCGAACTGGCGAACCTGTACCTCAACGGCGCCGATGCGCGCGGGCCACTCGTCTCGCCGATCTACGCCGACCTTGCCGGATTACCGCCGATGCTGATCCAGGTCGGCTCGGCCGAGACCCTTCTCGACGACGCGGTTCGACTGGCCGCCGGTGCGGGGGGCGCGGACGTTTCCGTGCATCTCGAGATCTGGCCGGCCATGATCCATGCCTGGCATCTCTTTTACCAGGAGGTCGCGGAGGGTCGGCGCTCGCTGGCCGCGGCGGGGGCCTTCATCAGGGCTCATCTCGACGGTGCTTGAGTAGGCGGGGTGTCGAGGCGGACGCGATCCGAGATCCGCATCCGATCCGCGGGCGCCGGGGCGGCGTCCTCAGGCTCCTGTTTCGACGCGCACGCTCTGGCCCAACCGGGCTCGGCTTCGTCGGGAGGAGATCTCCGGCTCGGGCCGCCGGTTGAGCGGCTACTCGCCTCGGACCTGACGCTGATCGCGCTCCAATTGCTGCAGCAACTCCGCCAAGCGTGGATCGAGCACCTCGTCGAGCACGGGTTCATACAACGCCTCCAATTGTCGCCCGAGCCGCAGCCGCGTGCGGGCATCGAGGATCGGCGTCTGCTCGACCGCGGGCGCCGATGGCGGGTTCACATCAGGATTGGCGTTCATCGGGGATTGGCACTCGACGCTCGCAGGGGACGGCTGCAGGAAGCCTTGATCGATCTCAACGCTTGAACCGGGTTTTGGACCAACGAGGGCAGGTGCCGGCATTCGATCCGCGAGGCACGCCCGGCTGATGGGTGTTTGGCCGTTGATGCCGCCATGCGGGCGCTACCGGTTATAGCGGATCAGGAAAGGTGAGGTGGCGGCCGAGCGCAATTGCATCTTGCCTGATGATGTGCGCCGCCCATCCGAGGGCATCCCGAAAAGGCCACATCCCCGGTGATGCGTGCATAATACGCCCAGCGCGCTTGCGTCGCAGAGATTTATAATTCAAAAATCCGAGTGGCTGTCGGCTCAGGTGCAGCTGCGCCCGTCGCGTTATCAAAGTCGCTGGTTGTTGCTGCCGGTTGGTGTGTCGGACCACGAACGGCCCGAGCAACGCCGTCGGGGGGCGAACGGTGCAGCCGTCTGGTCCTCGAACCAAAAAACAGGCCGCGTGCCGAAACGTGCGCCGCGAGAGGAGACGCTATGAGAGTTGCCGTGCGGGCCGCGATCGCGGCCCTGTTGTTGTCTGCTGCCCCGGCCCAGGCTTGGGAACCGACGAAGCCGATCGAGATCATCGTCCCCTTCCCGCCCGGCGGATCGTCCGACCAGATGGCGCGCACGATCCAGGGGGCAATTCAGAAGAACAACCTCGTCAAGCAGCCGATCATCATCGTGAACAAGCCCGCCGCAGCGGGCGGCGAGGCGATGCTCGATATCCAGAAATCGGCCGGCGACCCCCACAAGCTCATCACCACGTCGAGCGGCATCTACATGACGCCTCTCTCCACCAAGCTTCCGGTGAGCTGGAAGGATTTCACCCCGATCGCGATGATGGCGCAGGATGCCTTCGTGCTCTGGGTCAACAGCGAGAAGCCCTACAAGACGGCCGGTGAATTCTTCGAGGCTGCCAAGGCCGCCAAGCCGCCGCTCAAGACCGGCGGCAATGGCTCGAAGCGCGAGGATCACCTGATCTCCGTGACGATGGAGCAGGCAACGGGCACGAAGATCACCTACGTGCCCTACCAGGGCGGTGGCCCGGCCTCCGTGCAGCTCGCCGGCGGCCATATCGATGCCAACATGAACAACCCGGCCGAAGAGGTCGCCAACTGGCGCTCCGGCGCGGTGAAGCCGCTCTGTGCCTTCTCCGACAAGCCGATCGAGTACACGCAGAAGGTCACCGCCGAGATGGCGTGGTCCGACATCCCGACCTGCCAGTCGCAGGGCGTGAACGTCACCTATCAGATGCTGCGCGGCATGTTCATGCCCGGCAAGGTCACTCCGGAGCAGCAGGCCTTCTACGTCGAGCTGTTCAGGAAGGTCACCGAGACCCCGGACTGGAAGTCTTATCTCGAGCGCAATGCGCTGGTGCCCGATTTCCGCTCCGGCCAGAGCTTCGTCGACTTCCTCACAGAGGACGAGCGCAAGCACAAGGAGCTGATGACCAAGGCCGGGTTCATCGCGGCGAACTGAGCCCGCGCCCGGCTGCGGTGCTGGCCGTTTCGTCGAAGGGCGGCGCGGCCGAGGCGAACACCTGTTCAGGAACTGCCCGACATGACCGAAGCCTCTCCCCCGCTCCCCGAGCGCGGCCTGTCGCGCCGCGCCGTCGAGATCGTCGTGGCGCTGCTGCTGCTCGGCCTTGCCGGGCTGGCCCTGTGGGATTCCTACGGGCGGGGTGCGGGCTGGGACAACGGGCCGGAAAACGGCTTCTTCCCGGCCCGCGTCGCCGCAATCTTGGGCGTCGCGGCCATCGCCGCCCTCGTGAGCGCCCTGCGGCGGGAGGACAGCATCTTCGTCACCTACAGCCAGCTCCGGCTGGTGGCCCAGGTCTTCGTGCCGCTGTTCCTCTACCTGCTGGGGATCGCCTTCCTCGGCATCTACCTGTCCTCGGCCCTGTTCATGGCCCTGTTCATGGTCACGCTCGGCGCCTTCCGCTGGTGGCAGACGGCGCTCGCCACCGTGCTCGTGCCGCTCGTCATCTTCTGGGTGTTCGAGCAACAGTTCCGGGTTCCGCTGCCGAAGGGACCGATCGAAGCCTTCCTCGGCTACTGACCTGACCGGCCTGCGGCGGAGAGTATTTCCATGGACGACCTCAACCAGCTCCTGCTCGGCTTCCAGGTCGCGCTGACGTGGCACAACATCCTGTTCATGGTGGTGGGCGTGCTGCTCGGCATCGTGGTGGGCGTGCTTCCGGGTCTCGGCGGCCCCAACGGCGTCGCGATCCTCCTGCCGCTGACTTTCGGCATGGACCCGACCTCAGCGATCATCCTCCTGTCGTCGATCTACTGGGGCGCCCTGTTCGGCGGCGCGATCACCTCGATCCTGTTCAACATCCCCGGCGAGGCGTGGTCGGTCGCCACCACCTTCGACGGTTACCCTCTGGCGCAGAAGGGGCGGGCCGGCGAGGCCTTGACGGCGGCCTTCACCGCCTCCTTCATCGGGGCGCTCTCGGGCGTGGTGCTCATCACCTTCGTGGCGCCGCTGGTCGCCAAGTTCGCCCTGCGCTTCGGCCCGGCCGAGTTCTTCGGCGTCTTCTTCCTCACCTTCTGCTCGTTCATCGGCATGGGCCGGGAGAACAAGGCCAAGATCATCGTGTCCCTGGCACTGGGCTTCCTGCTCGCGGCAGTCGGCCTCGACACCATCTCGGGCGATCTGCGCCTGACCTTCGGCACGCCCGAGCTGATGAAGGGCTTCGACTTTCTCGTCGTGGTGATCGGCCTGTTCGGCGTCTCCGAGATCCTGCTCACCATCGAGGAGGGCCTGCACTTCAAGGGCAAGCGGGCGGCCATGGATCTCGGCGTGGTCCTGCGCACCTGGGCCTCGCTGCCGCGCTACTGGGCGACGCTGATCCGCTCCTCGGTCGTGGGCATGTGGATGGGCGTCACCCCGGGCGGCGCGATCGCGGCCTCGTTCATGGGCTACGGCCTCGCCAAGCGCTTCTCCCGCCAGCCCGAGGAGTTCGGGCGCGGCGATATCGAGGGCGTGCTGGCCCCCGAGACCGCGGCCCACGCCGCCGGCACCTCGGCGCTCCTGCCGATGCTGGCCCTCGGCATCCCCGGCTCGGCCACCGCGGCGGTGCTGCTCGGCGGCCTGATGATCTGGGGCCTGCAGCCCGGCCCGCTGCTCTTCGTCGAGAAGAAGGAGTTCGTCTGGGGCCTGATCGCCTCGATGTATCTCGGCAACCTCGCCGGCCTCCTGATCGTGCTCGCGACCGTGCCGGTCTTCGCCGCGATCATGCGCATCCCCTTCGCGCTGGTCGCACCGATCATCCTCGTCGTCTGCGCCATCGGCGCCTTCACGGTCGAATCCTCGCGCTTCGACATTTGGCTGATGCTGATCTTCGGAGTGGTCGGTTACGTCTTCAAGAAGCTCGACTATCCGCTCGCCCCCCTCGTGCTCGCGCTCGTCCTCGGCGATCGCGCCGAGGACGCGTTCCGCCAAGCCTTGCTCGGCTCGGGCGGGGACCTGTCCGTCTTCTTCTCGAACGGCCTCGTCTCGAGCCTGATGGTCCTCGGCCTGCTGCTCCTGTTCTGGGGGCCGCTCGGCGACCTGCGCAAACGGCTGGCGCGCAAGGCCGGCCTCACCCGGCCGGCCCCGGTCGCGCGTTGAGATGCAACCAGGCCTTCGAGAGCCAATGCGGCGTCGTGGAGCAGCGGCTGGACGAAGATCGCGGCCTTCGCGACGACGCATCTCGACCCTGAAGCTCGCCCCGGCTCAGCTTCTCCTTGCATACGAGATTGCCTACGGGTCTGCGATGCCTGCACTTTGTGCTGGCCTCATGCGTGCCCATGCTCTTGACCTGCAAGGGCTCAAAGAGCCTCGTAAGGCTGAGCCGGCCCAAGCAAGACTCTGTCAGCCCCTGGCGAACCTTCTGTGAGTCGAGCGCTGGCTTGCTGAGGGACGCGCGAGCCTCGAATGCATCGATGATGGTGTTTATCAGCTCGGCCTCAAGGGTGGCGAATTGTCGAATTGAGCCTTGGTGTTGTTGGCAACCTGCGTCACGAGAGCCTCGGACTCGAGCATTATGTCCCGAAGCGTCGTTACGTAGCTCAACTGGTCGCCGTCGGTCGTGTCGACGCCGAACAGGTCATTCACGCGTGCGATGATCTCGGCGAGGAGCGCCTTTCCCTTCTCCTGCACCGAGCCCGATCCCGGTCATCGGCGTCAGTTTCGTCTCGTCGCAGCCCGAGACATCGGCCGGCGCTGCCCTCATTCTTGAGGCTGTGGTGGGTCAACGTCACCTTCGAGAGATCGTCCCCTTCTCGCTCGGGCCCGAAGTCGAGCAGTGGACCGCGCTGACCGGCGTGTTCGACGACGGCCGCATCGCGCTCGACAACAACCCGGTCGAGCGGGCGCTACGGTCGGGCGTAAGAACAACCTCTTCGCCGGATCCGACCGCAGCGCCGAGCGCGCGGCGGCCTTCTACACCCTGATCGAGAGCGCCAAGCTCAACGGCCTCGACAGCCTGGCCTACCTGCGCGACGTGCTTACCCGTATCGCCGATCATCCGGCCAGGCGGTTGGCCGACCTGCTGCCCTGGAATTGGACGCCAGTCGCTCAAGCCGCCCGATCATCAGGCCCTCCGCCGACCGCATACTTCTGAACGGGGTCTCAGACCGCTATCCCAAAAAAGCCTCTACCTCCGAGTCGTAACCCGACTTCTGCAGCCGTTGCTGCAGCTCGCGCTTCAGAGTGCACAACGCCTTCGACAATCATGCCGCCAGCCGCAGGGATCCGGTCAGGCGTCGCCGCCCTCTGGTTCCGTTCTGGACAGAGGCTGCGCGGCGACCTCACGATAAAGTGCCACATAGGCGCCGCCTACCTGTTCCGCCGTGGGTAAGTCGAGTTGCGTGGCCTTATGCTTGCGGTAGCGGTTTGGGTTCGCGTCGAGCTTCCGCAGAACGTTCAGCAAGCCTAACACGTTCGACACGTCAATTACGAACCCGTTCACACCTTCCTTGACGCATTCACTGAGCGCGCCGCGATCCGACACGACGACCCATTTTCCGAGGGAGATCGCTTCTCTGACGACGAGGCCGAAGCTCTCGACGCAGATCGATGGCGCGAGGACTACATTCAATTGTCCATAGAGATCCGCAATGCGCGCCTGCTTGATCTTGCCGATGATCGTAACTTCGTTCTCGCCCCAGTTCTCCCTACGGATCTGTCCCTCGATCACGGCGTGATCGACCAGGGTAAAGCGTAAGTTCGGGAACGTGGAGTGGCAAAGTACTTGGTGGAGCAGATCGCTTCCCTTTGCCAAACCGAGGCCACCGAGCAGGCCAATGGCTAATGGCCCGACCGCTGGCCCGTCCGTCGCATGAAACTGCGTTACAGGATTGGCGATGACGTCGACCCTCACTCCGATCCGCTCCCGATAGAGCCTCGCGAAGTAATCGGACACGCTGATGATCCTGTCGACCGATGCGAGCGCCTGCCTCAGTCGCAGGAGCCGGTTCGGATCCCCCCATACGCCGCCCTGCTCAACGAGCGTCCCATCCGGCCGGACCAGAAATTGATTGTCCGACACCCACCAGCCGTCATGAACCGTGACGATCGTAGGAATGCCGCGCTCGCGCGTCTCGTCGAGCAGACTCGCCGTGAGGTTCTGTATGCAGTGGAAATGGACGACGTCCGGTTTAAACCGGTCCAAGAATTCCACGAATGCGGCCCGCGACAGCCCATCGTCCTCCGCGGCGCCTTGGCTCCGGGTGCTCGGCGCGACCAAGGTGACATCGCAGCCCAAAGCTGCGTAGCGCTCATGCGCGCCCTCGTAGCCTGCATGGGCGAGCGAGCCAAACACCTCAACCAAGCACCCCTGCCGGCCTAGTTCCTGCGCGAGGGTCTCAACGATGCGGGTCGCGCCGCCGATTGTCTGCGGGGCAAAGTAGACGTTGACTTGCGCGACCTTGAGCTTGTCGGTCCGCGCTTTGCACTGCTCCGGTTGGAATTCCGCCAGACGGGTCGCTAGCGCGCTGCCCATCGTCTCTTCGTTGTACTTCGCCGTCACGGTGCGTTGCGCCGCGGCAGCCATGGCGCGTCGGACGGACGCGTCGCGCACGAGTTTGTTGAGAGCGTCGTACCATTCGGCCTGGTTCGAGGCGAGCAGCCCGTCGACCCCTTCGTGCACAACGTCCTCGTAGTTGCTCGACCGGCTCACAACCGACGGCACGCCGACCAGTGCTGCCTCCATCCATTTTATCTCGCTCTTGGCGTCAGCGAAGGCCGATCCGTCGAGTGGTGCAATGTTGATGTCGGCGCGCGCAAGTACCTTAAGGTAATCGCGGAATACCGCGATCGGTTCGGCGCGCTTCACGCGCGCTCCGAATGATTCGAAGCTCTTATCGAGAGTTAATGGCCCAACAATCTGCAGGTCGACCGAGGGATGGCGCTGCATGATGGCGACAATCGCCTGTGCCGCGCCATTGTAAAAGTTGCCCGTGTGACTGCGGCTGCCGCTTCCATAGAAGATCGTAATTCGGCCCGGATGCGGCGCGTGCCGGGTCTCTGCTTGCACCGGCGCGTAGTCCGCCTCAAGGAACCCGTTGCGGTGCGTGAAGGCAATGCCGGTGCGAACGAGCTTGGCCAGTTCGTTCGTGATTTTCTCCGTGGATCCGATTCCGTAGCTGCATGCACGCGCCGCGCCAGCGAGGAGGATCGGATCGAGCACGAACCTGCCCCATTCCTCCTTCGTCACCAGTCCGCCCATGCTCTCGAGCGGCGGCGGATAATTATCGGGATCGATGATAAGGTCATCGACCTCGTATATCGTCTGAATTCCAAGCCGATTGCAGTATTCAATGAGTTCGTAGATCTCCGGCGCCCCGGGCACACGGAAGAAAATTACGCTTCCAAATCTCGAAGCCTGATCGCGAAGGCGCCTTGGATCATTCGCATCAAACCATTGTGCTTCGATACCGTTGGCGGCCAGTTGCTGCAGCTTGTGATCAACCCGATAGCGAAAGCATTGCCGCGGTTCCGTGAACGCGAAGATTGCTACACGCTTCGATGACACGGCTTGTGTGACGACGGGACCGAGGGAGAAAGAGACTGCCTTCTGCGCGCTTGAAGCCAAAATATGACGAGTCAGTTCGCGAGCCTCCTCAACCTGTCGGCCAGCGGCCATCTTCACGAGCATTCCATGCTCGCGAGCAAACAGCCGCTTTGCGTAGCTCATGCCGATCGGCCGGAGATGATACATATCGGGCACGACCATCAGAACGTTG is from Methylorubrum sp. B1-46 and encodes:
- a CDS encoding tripartite tricarboxylate transporter substrate binding protein, giving the protein MRVAVRAAIAALLLSAAPAQAWEPTKPIEIIVPFPPGGSSDQMARTIQGAIQKNNLVKQPIIIVNKPAAAGGEAMLDIQKSAGDPHKLITTSSGIYMTPLSTKLPVSWKDFTPIAMMAQDAFVLWVNSEKPYKTAGEFFEAAKAAKPPLKTGGNGSKREDHLISVTMEQATGTKITYVPYQGGGPASVQLAGGHIDANMNNPAEEVANWRSGAVKPLCAFSDKPIEYTQKVTAEMAWSDIPTCQSQGVNVTYQMLRGMFMPGKVTPEQQAFYVELFRKVTETPDWKSYLERNALVPDFRSGQSFVDFLTEDERKHKELMTKAGFIAAN
- a CDS encoding tripartite tricarboxylate transporter permease, whose protein sequence is MDDLNQLLLGFQVALTWHNILFMVVGVLLGIVVGVLPGLGGPNGVAILLPLTFGMDPTSAIILLSSIYWGALFGGAITSILFNIPGEAWSVATTFDGYPLAQKGRAGEALTAAFTASFIGALSGVVLITFVAPLVAKFALRFGPAEFFGVFFLTFCSFIGMGRENKAKIIVSLALGFLLAAVGLDTISGDLRLTFGTPELMKGFDFLVVVIGLFGVSEILLTIEEGLHFKGKRAAMDLGVVLRTWASLPRYWATLIRSSVVGMWMGVTPGGAIAASFMGYGLAKRFSRQPEEFGRGDIEGVLAPETAAHAAGTSALLPMLALGIPGSATAAVLLGGLMIWGLQPGPLLFVEKKEFVWGLIASMYLGNLAGLLIVLATVPVFAAIMRIPFALVAPIILVVCAIGAFTVESSRFDIWLMLIFGVVGYVFKKLDYPLAPLVLALVLGDRAEDAFRQALLGSGGDLSVFFSNGLVSSLMVLGLLLLFWGPLGDLRKRLARKAGLTRPAPVAR
- a CDS encoding tripartite tricarboxylate transporter TctB family protein, with product MTEASPPLPERGLSRRAVEIVVALLLLGLAGLALWDSYGRGAGWDNGPENGFFPARVAAILGVAAIAALVSALRREDSIFVTYSQLRLVAQVFVPLFLYLLGIAFLGIYLSSALFMALFMVTLGAFRWWQTALATVLVPLVIFWVFEQQFRVPLPKGPIEAFLGY